The following coding sequences lie in one Moritella viscosa genomic window:
- the malP gene encoding phosphorylase, giving the protein MKSTVKKSFDKTAFQAAVNKYLTTKLVTLPAQASAHTWRLAMEYALAETTTMNLLATEQDTKIKNARSVNYLSLEFLIGRLTGNNLISMGLYEQVTVAMAEFGQNLTDLLEEERDPALGNGGLGRLAACFMDSLAAEEYPAVGYGLHYEYGLFKQSFNDGRQQEAPDVWRDETGYPWEVIRPELAQNVGFYGHVEEYLDRDGISQRRWVPGLQVEGMAWDLPIVGYNNNSVYPLRLWECRAPAPFNLNRFDEGNYAEAQANHIQAGNLTKVLYPNDNHDKGKELRLMQQYFHCACSVADILRRHKAAGHSIMDLAKLESIQLNDTHPTIAIPELLRILLDEHKLSWDDAWAISSKTFAYTNHTLLPEALETWGEHLMKTLLPRHMEIIFDINLRLMGMVADKWPNDIEKLRKLSIIQEGDERRIRMANLCVASTYAVNGVAAMHSDLVKRDLFPEFNALFPGRLQNVTNGVTPRRWLKFCNPLLSELISSKIGSGWIKDLDQLKQLEAFADNREFQTDFMRVKKANKQRLADWVAEHMDITLNPDAIFDVQIKRLHEYKRQHLNLLHILSLYHRLINDATFTMQPRVFIFASKAAPGYELAKEIIFAINKVAEKINNDPRIGDTLKVVFMPDYRVSLAEIIIPAADVSEQISTAGKEASGTGNMKMALNGALTIGTMDGANVEIREEVGDNNIFIFGLNVDEVQALKAQGYNPHDYYDADNLLRASLDLLIGDEFTPGQPGLLNATRHSLLEGGDPYLVLADFADYAQAQARIDKQYCDPLGWAKMAILNTARNGKFSSDRSIRDYANNIWQLNAVSR; this is encoded by the coding sequence ATGAAATCGACAGTAAAAAAAAGCTTTGATAAAACAGCATTCCAAGCCGCCGTTAATAAATACTTAACGACAAAATTAGTGACATTACCAGCGCAAGCGAGTGCGCATACGTGGCGCTTAGCGATGGAGTATGCACTAGCTGAAACAACGACGATGAATTTGCTTGCGACAGAACAAGATACCAAGATAAAAAATGCCCGCAGTGTTAATTATCTCTCATTAGAATTCCTTATTGGCCGCCTTACTGGTAATAACCTTATTAGCATGGGCTTGTATGAACAAGTCACAGTCGCAATGGCTGAGTTTGGTCAAAACCTGACTGATTTATTAGAAGAAGAGCGTGACCCAGCATTAGGTAATGGTGGTTTAGGTCGTCTGGCCGCTTGTTTTATGGATTCATTGGCAGCGGAAGAATATCCTGCGGTAGGTTATGGATTACATTATGAATATGGCTTGTTTAAGCAAAGCTTTAATGATGGTCGTCAACAAGAAGCACCGGATGTATGGCGTGATGAAACGGGTTACCCTTGGGAAGTGATTCGTCCTGAACTGGCGCAAAACGTCGGTTTTTATGGCCATGTCGAAGAGTATTTAGATCGTGATGGTATCAGTCAACGTCGTTGGGTTCCGGGTTTACAAGTAGAAGGCATGGCGTGGGATTTACCGATTGTTGGTTATAATAATAATTCTGTTTATCCACTGCGTTTATGGGAATGTCGTGCACCAGCGCCGTTTAATTTGAACCGCTTCGATGAAGGTAATTATGCTGAAGCACAAGCAAACCATATTCAGGCGGGTAATTTGACCAAAGTGTTATACCCAAATGATAATCATGACAAAGGTAAAGAACTACGTTTGATGCAGCAGTACTTCCACTGCGCTTGTTCTGTGGCTGATATTTTACGTCGTCATAAAGCCGCAGGTCACTCGATTATGGATTTAGCTAAGTTAGAGTCTATTCAACTTAATGATACCCACCCAACGATTGCCATTCCTGAGTTATTACGCATTTTACTTGATGAACATAAGCTAAGTTGGGATGACGCATGGGCGATTAGCTCAAAAACATTTGCTTATACCAACCACACCTTATTGCCTGAAGCATTAGAAACATGGGGTGAACATTTGATGAAGACGTTGTTACCCCGACACATGGAGATCATTTTTGATATTAATTTACGTCTAATGGGGATGGTGGCTGATAAGTGGCCAAATGATATTGAGAAATTACGTAAGCTGTCAATTATCCAAGAAGGGGACGAGCGTCGCATACGCATGGCCAATTTATGTGTTGCCAGTACATATGCGGTTAACGGTGTTGCGGCGATGCATTCTGACCTTGTGAAGCGTGATTTATTTCCAGAGTTTAATGCATTATTCCCTGGACGATTACAGAACGTCACTAATGGTGTTACGCCACGTCGCTGGCTGAAATTCTGTAACCCACTGTTGTCAGAGCTAATTAGCAGTAAAATTGGTAGTGGTTGGATCAAAGATCTCGACCAACTAAAACAGTTAGAAGCATTTGCGGATAATCGTGAATTCCAAACTGACTTTATGCGCGTTAAAAAAGCCAATAAACAACGTCTAGCAGATTGGGTTGCTGAACATATGGATATAACCCTTAATCCTGATGCCATCTTTGATGTACAGATTAAACGTCTGCATGAATATAAACGCCAGCATCTTAACTTACTGCATATCTTGTCTTTGTATCATCGTTTAATTAACGATGCTACTTTTACTATGCAGCCAAGAGTGTTCATTTTTGCTTCAAAAGCGGCACCTGGATATGAGCTAGCTAAAGAAATTATCTTTGCGATTAATAAGGTCGCAGAAAAGATTAACAATGACCCGCGAATTGGTGATACCTTAAAAGTAGTATTTATGCCTGACTATCGTGTCAGTTTAGCTGAAATCATTATCCCTGCTGCGGATGTATCTGAGCAGATCTCAACAGCGGGTAAAGAAGCCTCGGGTACCGGTAATATGAAGATGGCTCTGAATGGTGCGTTAACAATTGGGACAATGGATGGTGCTAATGTTGAGATCCGTGAAGAAGTGGGAGACAACAATATCTTCATCTTTGGTCTTAATGTCGATGAAGTGCAAGCACTGAAGGCACAAGGTTATAACCCTCATGATTATTATGACGCTGATAACTTATTACGTGCTTCGCTGGATCTGCTGATAGGTGATGAATTTACGCCCGGTCAACCTGGTCTACTTAATGCGACACGCCATAGCTTATTAGAAGGCGGTGACCCGTATCTTGTATTAGCGGACTTTGCTGATTATGCGCAGGCTCAAGCACGTATTGATAAACAATATTGTGACCCACTGGGTTGGGCAAAAATGGCAATTTTAAATACAGCACGTAATGGTAAGTTTAGCTCTGATCGTAGTATTCGTGATTATGCGAACAACATTTGGCAATTAAATGCGGTTAGTCGTTAA
- the malQ gene encoding 4-alpha-glucanotransferase: MEQSNVLKNVAEQAGIADSYTNAWGNNEVVSDETLTRLLAALGYDTQSEKTLLASADKKHKTPILTAVKVVKDGEPIHIDLNLGQSARVSDFSWQLETEQGELVGGYLQSQIVADTRDEGGVLTFSLPSDLTLGYHKLQVLRRRRKSPYEMTLIIAPKACYKQSSIEQGNKSWGPSVQLYTLKTDHNWGIGDFGDLKQLVADIAARGGDFVGLNPIHSLFPANPEGASPYSPSSRRWLNLLYIDVTAVPEFALCSTAQERVGSNEFQQALHVTRATEWVDYSEVSRLKMSVLPLLFSEFQQRHLATNSSRAQKFLAFVEKGGSSLLHQASFDALHQQLHDKDKSVWGWQVFPVELRDINSDAVQNFIKQNQSSIQRYMYLQWIADEQIADVQKFALEQGMNMGLYRDLAVGVADSGAEVWADEGTLCQDVSIGAPPDVLGPLGQNWGLPPLNPAQLKATGYDAFIQLLRANMQHCGALRIDHVLGLLRLWWIPKGEAATSGAYMYYPVQDMLSILALESHRHQCAVIGEDLGTVPDEIVSLLSNAGIHSYKVFFFETAEDGGYFSPAHYQSQSMATLCTHDMPTLRGFWHCEDLKLGQTIGLYPDQAQLDGLFDARCKSKQEILNSVSWHGNLAESVGRNANYVPMDQALSNSLQLHLAAGSSSLLSLQLEDWLAMDKPVNVPGTVDEYPNWRRKLSATLDDMFSCPNVNYLAAELTAARAKASDEAVNREAVNS; encoded by the coding sequence ATGGAACAAAGTAATGTGCTGAAAAACGTTGCTGAACAAGCGGGTATTGCAGATAGCTATACCAATGCTTGGGGTAACAATGAAGTCGTCTCTGATGAAACGCTAACACGTTTATTAGCTGCGCTAGGCTATGATACTCAATCTGAAAAGACATTACTCGCGTCGGCGGATAAAAAACACAAAACGCCAATTTTAACGGCTGTAAAAGTGGTTAAAGATGGTGAGCCCATTCATATTGATTTGAATTTGGGACAAAGCGCGAGAGTTAGTGACTTTAGCTGGCAGTTAGAAACGGAGCAAGGTGAACTTGTAGGAGGTTATCTGCAATCGCAAATTGTTGCCGATACGCGTGACGAAGGTGGGGTACTTACTTTTTCTTTACCGAGTGATCTTACTTTGGGTTATCACAAATTACAGGTATTACGCCGTCGTCGTAAATCGCCTTACGAAATGACGCTGATCATTGCGCCCAAAGCGTGTTACAAACAGTCTTCGATTGAACAAGGCAATAAATCTTGGGGCCCAAGTGTGCAGCTGTATACTTTGAAAACCGATCATAACTGGGGTATTGGTGATTTTGGCGATCTGAAACAGCTGGTGGCCGATATTGCCGCGCGTGGTGGTGATTTTGTTGGTTTAAATCCAATACATTCTTTATTCCCCGCTAATCCGGAAGGTGCGAGCCCGTACAGCCCTTCATCTCGCCGTTGGCTAAATCTGTTATACATAGATGTGACTGCAGTACCTGAATTTGCATTATGTTCAACAGCGCAAGAACGTGTTGGTAGCAATGAGTTCCAGCAAGCCTTACATGTAACTCGTGCCACTGAGTGGGTTGATTACAGTGAAGTGTCACGTTTAAAAATGAGCGTATTACCGCTGTTATTTAGCGAGTTCCAACAACGTCATTTGGCGACTAATAGCTCTCGTGCTCAAAAATTCTTAGCATTCGTGGAGAAAGGTGGGAGTAGTTTATTACATCAAGCAAGCTTCGATGCGCTACATCAACAGTTACATGATAAAGATAAGAGTGTGTGGGGCTGGCAAGTATTCCCTGTTGAATTGCGTGATATTAACAGCGATGCGGTACAAAATTTTATTAAACAAAATCAGTCCTCGATCCAACGTTATATGTACTTGCAGTGGATTGCAGATGAACAGATCGCTGATGTACAAAAATTTGCTTTAGAGCAAGGTATGAATATGGGCCTTTACCGTGACCTTGCTGTTGGTGTTGCCGATAGTGGCGCTGAAGTTTGGGCTGATGAAGGTACTTTGTGTCAAGATGTGAGCATTGGTGCGCCACCTGATGTATTAGGGCCTTTAGGACAGAACTGGGGCTTGCCGCCGCTTAATCCAGCGCAATTAAAAGCAACGGGTTATGATGCCTTTATTCAATTATTGCGTGCCAACATGCAGCATTGTGGTGCCCTGCGTATCGACCATGTATTAGGCCTGCTACGTTTGTGGTGGATCCCCAAAGGTGAGGCTGCGACATCTGGTGCTTACATGTATTATCCGGTTCAGGATATGTTGTCTATTTTGGCGTTAGAAAGCCATCGTCATCAGTGTGCCGTGATTGGTGAAGATCTTGGCACTGTGCCTGATGAGATCGTGAGCTTGTTAAGTAACGCGGGAATTCACTCTTACAAAGTCTTCTTTTTTGAAACTGCCGAAGATGGCGGATATTTTTCACCGGCACATTACCAATCACAATCAATGGCAACACTGTGCACCCATGATATGCCGACACTACGTGGCTTCTGGCATTGTGAAGACCTTAAATTAGGCCAAACCATAGGACTATACCCAGATCAAGCACAGCTGGATGGTTTGTTTGATGCTCGTTGCAAATCGAAACAAGAAATACTCAATAGTGTTTCGTGGCACGGTAACCTGGCGGAGTCTGTGGGGCGCAATGCAAACTATGTTCCTATGGACCAAGCACTGAGTAACAGCTTACAATTACATTTAGCAGCAGGTTCAAGCAGCTTGTTAAGTTTGCAGCTTGAAGATTGGCTAGCCATGGACAAGCCTGTTAACGTACCGGGAACGGTAGATGAATACCCGAACTGGCGTCGTAAACTATCAGCCACATTGGATGACATGTTTAGTTGTCCTAATGTTAATTATTTAGCTGCAGAGTTGACTGCCGCACGTGCGAAAGCCAGTGATGAAGCAGTAAATCGCGAAGCAGTGAACAGCTAA
- the glgB gene encoding 1,4-alpha-glucan branching enzyme, whose amino-acid sequence MQLVVNVAVIHNLEAYSGLMPSMETLHTPKLMHKEMGAQCVSFMHDGQRISGVRFLVFAPHASKVSVIGDFNDWNTNDHALRQLDAGLWGVFIANLNIGERYKFAIVDSNGKSLPYKADPWGAHAEQYPSFASLVYQQDSYQWQDDTWQQRAVTEKHKQALSFYELHVGSWLRDADDEFLNYRQLAETLIPYLQKMHYTHVELMPISEHPFYGSWGYQPIGLFAPTSRFGHPDDFKLFVDQCHQAGIGVIIDWVPAHFPEDDHGLANFDGTALFNDPDPKRGWHQDWHSYIYDCGKDHVQRFLVSNSLYWLEQFHVDGIRVDAVASMLYLDYSRNEGEWIPNCDGGNRNYDTIKVLKWMNEEIYNHFPNAMTIAEESTAYPGVSKPTFLGGLGFGFKWNMGWMHDSLNYMKEEPINRKYHHDTITFPLVYAFSENYVLALSHDEVVYGKGSLLGKMPGDEWQKFANLRAYTGYMYGQPGKKLNFMGAELAQSREWNHDGQLDWELLQHANNAGVQQLTADLNQLYQTEVALYQLDCDPAGFEWRLQNNKAESVLAHERISESGERILVISNFTPIPRDNFRLGVPNSGRYELLLNTDARCYAGSNYPVVGSADSEKVQSQGLTDSLRLTLPPLATVFYRWCAAG is encoded by the coding sequence ATGCAGTTGGTTGTAAATGTGGCTGTGATCCACAACCTTGAAGCATATTCTGGCTTGATGCCAAGTATGGAAACATTACATACCCCAAAACTCATGCATAAAGAGATGGGGGCGCAGTGTGTCAGTTTTATGCACGACGGTCAGCGGATATCGGGTGTGCGCTTTTTAGTGTTTGCGCCGCATGCCAGTAAAGTTAGTGTGATTGGTGATTTTAATGATTGGAATACTAACGATCATGCCTTGCGTCAATTGGACGCAGGGCTATGGGGTGTATTCATTGCTAACTTAAACATTGGTGAGCGCTATAAGTTTGCCATTGTGGATAGTAATGGTAAGAGCTTGCCATATAAAGCCGACCCATGGGGGGCGCATGCAGAACAGTACCCTTCATTTGCATCCTTGGTGTATCAGCAAGATAGCTATCAATGGCAGGATGATACATGGCAACAACGTGCTGTCACCGAAAAGCACAAACAAGCATTATCATTTTATGAACTCCATGTCGGTTCTTGGCTGCGTGATGCAGACGATGAGTTTTTGAATTATCGTCAATTAGCGGAAACATTGATTCCGTATTTACAAAAAATGCATTATACCCATGTTGAATTGATGCCAATTTCAGAACATCCTTTCTATGGTTCTTGGGGTTATCAGCCGATTGGACTGTTCGCCCCGACCAGTCGTTTTGGTCACCCAGATGACTTTAAACTCTTTGTGGATCAGTGTCATCAGGCTGGTATCGGGGTCATCATCGATTGGGTGCCTGCGCATTTTCCTGAAGATGATCACGGTTTAGCAAATTTTGATGGCACGGCATTATTTAATGATCCAGATCCGAAACGTGGTTGGCACCAAGATTGGCACAGTTATATTTATGACTGCGGTAAAGATCATGTACAGCGATTTTTAGTGTCGAATAGCTTGTATTGGTTAGAACAATTCCATGTGGATGGTATCCGCGTTGATGCTGTTGCGTCGATGCTGTATTTGGATTATTCGCGTAATGAGGGCGAGTGGATCCCTAATTGCGATGGCGGCAATCGTAACTACGATACCATCAAGGTATTAAAGTGGATGAATGAAGAGATTTATAACCATTTTCCTAATGCTATGACGATTGCAGAAGAGTCGACGGCATACCCAGGGGTATCGAAACCGACTTTCTTAGGTGGTTTAGGGTTTGGCTTTAAGTGGAATATGGGCTGGATGCACGATAGCTTAAATTATATGAAAGAAGAACCAATTAACCGTAAGTACCATCACGATACTATCACGTTCCCGTTAGTTTATGCATTTAGTGAAAACTATGTATTAGCCTTATCTCATGATGAAGTTGTTTACGGTAAAGGCTCTTTATTGGGAAAAATGCCCGGCGATGAATGGCAAAAGTTCGCTAATTTACGTGCCTATACGGGTTATATGTATGGCCAGCCGGGTAAAAAACTTAACTTTATGGGGGCGGAGTTAGCTCAATCGAGAGAGTGGAACCATGATGGGCAACTGGATTGGGAGCTGCTACAACATGCTAATAATGCGGGTGTACAACAATTGACTGCAGATTTGAATCAGTTGTATCAGACGGAAGTTGCACTGTATCAACTTGATTGCGATCCTGCTGGTTTTGAGTGGCGCTTACAAAATAATAAAGCCGAAAGTGTGTTAGCACATGAACGTATTAGTGAGAGTGGCGAACGTATCTTGGTGATCAGTAACTTCACGCCAATACCAAGAGATAATTTCCGTCTCGGTGTTCCGAATTCAGGTCGTTATGAACTGTTATTAAACACGGACGCCAGATGCTACGCTGGCAGTAATTATCCGGTTGTCGGTAGTGCGGATAGTGAAAAAGTGCAAAGCCAGGGGCTCACAGATTCATTACGATTAACATTACCACCGTTGGCTACTGTATTTTATCGTTGGTGCGCTGCGGGATAA